A window of the Eschrichtius robustus isolate mEscRob2 chromosome 5, mEscRob2.pri, whole genome shotgun sequence genome harbors these coding sequences:
- the KCNJ13 gene encoding inward rectifier potassium channel 13 isoform X1, which yields MDGSNCKVIAPLLTQRYRRMVTKDGHSTLQMDGAQRGLAYLRDAWGILMDMRWRWMMLVFSASFVIHWLVFAVLWYVLAEMNGDLELDHDAPPENHTICVKYITSFTAAFSFSLETQLTIGYGTMFPSGDCPSAIALLAIQMLLGLMLEAFITGAFVAKIARPKNRAFSIRFTDLAVVAHVDGKPNLIFQVANTRPSPLTSVRVSAVLYQERENGELYQTSVDFHLDGISSEECPFFIFPLTYYHSVIPSSPLATLLQHENPPHFELVVFLSAMQEGTGEICQRRTSYLPSEIMLHHCFASLLTRGSKGEYQIKMENFDKTIPELPTPLVSKSPNRTDLDIHINGQSIDNFQISETGLTE from the exons ATGGATGGCAGTAATTGCAAAGTTATTGCTCCTCTCCTAACTCAGAGATACCGGAGGATGGTCACCAAGGATGGCCATAGCACACTTCAAATGGATGGCGCTCAAAGAGGTCTTGCATATCTTCGAGACGCTTGGGGAATCCTAATGGACATGCGCTGGCGCTGGATGATGTTggttttttctgcttcttttgttATCCACTGGCTTGTCTTTGCAGTGCTCTGGTATGTTCTAGCTGAGATGAACGGTGATCTGGAACTAGATCATGATGCCCCACCTGAAAACCACACTATCTGTGTCAAGTACATCACCAGTTTCACAGCTGCATTCTCCTTCTCCCTGGAGACACAACTCACAATTGGTTACGGTACCATGTTCCCCAGTGGTGACTGTCCAAGTGCAATCGCCCTGCTTGCCATACAAATGCTCCTAGGCCTCATGCTAGAGGCCTTCATCACAG GTGCCTTTGTGGCGAAGATCGCCCGGCCAAAAAATCGAGCTTTCTCAATTCGCTTTACTGACTTAGCAGTAGTAGCTCACGTAGACGGCAAACCTAATCTTATTTTCCAAGTGGCCAACACTCGACCTAGCCCTCTAACCAGTGTTCGGGTCTCAGCTGTACTctatcaggaaagagaaaacggCGAACTCTACCAGACCAGTGTGGACTTCCACCTTGACGGCATCAGCTCTGAGGAATGTCCATTCTTCATCTTTCCACTAACCTACTATCACTCCGTTATACCATCGAGTCCCCTGGCTACTCTGCTCCAGCATGAAAATCCTCCCCACTTTGAATTAGTTGTGTTCCTTTCAGCAATGCAGGAAGGCACTGGAGAAATATGCCAAAGGAGGACATCCTACCTACCCTCCGAGATCATGTTACATCACTGTTTTGCATCTCTGCTGACCCGAGGTTCCAAAGGTGAATATCAAATCAAGATGGAGAATTTTGATAAGACTATTCCTGAACTTCCAACTCCTCTGGTCTCCAAGAGCCCAAACAGGACTGACCTGGACATCCATATCAATGGACAAAGCATTGACAATTTTCAGATCTCTGAAACAGGACTGACAGAGTAA
- the KCNJ13 gene encoding inward rectifier potassium channel 13 isoform X2 — translation MDGSNCKVIAPLLTQRYRRMVTKDGHSTLQMDGAQRGLAYLRDAWGILMDMRWRWMMLVFSASFVIHWLVFAVLWCLCGEDRPAKKSSFLNSLY, via the exons ATGGATGGCAGTAATTGCAAAGTTATTGCTCCTCTCCTAACTCAGAGATACCGGAGGATGGTCACCAAGGATGGCCATAGCACACTTCAAATGGATGGCGCTCAAAGAGGTCTTGCATATCTTCGAGACGCTTGGGGAATCCTAATGGACATGCGCTGGCGCTGGATGATGTTggttttttctgcttcttttgttATCCACTGGCTTGTCTTTGCAGTGCTCTG GTGCCTTTGTGGCGAAGATCGCCCGGCCAAAAAATCGAGCTTTCTCAATTCGCTTTACTGA